One Pectobacterium polaris DNA window includes the following coding sequences:
- the ribA gene encoding GTP cyclohydrolase II gives MQLKRVAEAKLPTPWGDFLMVGFEEIATGHDHLALVYGDISGSVPVLARVHSECLTGDALFSLRCDCGFQLEAALGHIAEEGRGVLLYHRQEGRNIGLLNKIRAYALQDLGADTVEANHQLGFAADERDFTLCADMFKLLDVDEVRLLTNNPQKVKILNEAGINIVERVPLIVGRNPKNENYLATKAAKMGHLLDMK, from the coding sequence ATGCAGCTAAAACGGGTGGCGGAAGCCAAGTTACCCACTCCGTGGGGCGATTTTCTGATGGTGGGTTTTGAAGAGATCGCCACGGGTCACGATCACCTTGCACTGGTTTATGGTGATATTTCCGGTTCAGTTCCCGTACTTGCCCGCGTGCACTCCGAGTGCCTGACGGGGGATGCCCTGTTTAGCCTGCGCTGCGACTGTGGTTTCCAGCTTGAGGCCGCATTAGGCCACATCGCTGAAGAAGGCCGCGGCGTGCTGCTATACCACCGTCAGGAAGGCCGTAATATTGGGCTGCTCAATAAAATCCGCGCTTACGCGTTGCAGGATCTGGGGGCGGATACGGTGGAAGCGAATCACCAACTTGGGTTCGCCGCCGACGAGCGCGATTTCACACTGTGCGCCGACATGTTCAAGCTGCTCGACGTTGATGAAGTTCGCCTGCTGACCAATAACCCGCAGAAAGTGAAAATACTCAATGAAGCAGGCATCAATATCGTTGAGCGCGTGCCATTAATCGTCGGGCGCAACCCGAAAAACGAGAACTATCTGGCGACCAAAGCGGCCAAAATGGGTCACTTGCTGGATATGAAGTAA
- a CDS encoding ABC transporter substrate-binding protein: MNELIKKRFKHSLLLLTLCATGAMTSAFAAQVPAGVELADKQELVRGNGSEPASLDPHKVESDVEGHIINDFFDNLVRVGDDGTIQPRLAERWDNKDNTVWTFHLRPDAKWSDGSPITADDVVYSWRRLSDPKTLSPYGTYVSSMYVQNAADILAGKKAPDSLGVKALDSHTVEVTLEHPLSYFLEMSAYHVLVPLPKAVIEKHPDNWTQVGNFVSSGPYTLSEWVVNERIVGKRNSQYWDNAHTVINKVTYLPISSQAAELNRYKSGEIDVTGILSPVQFASLKKEYPQEVKVSPQIGTYFYRFNTQKAPFDDPRVRRALDLSLDKDIIANNVLGMGQTPAYSLIPKNVGGFQRKDPEWASWTQQQRNDEAKKLLKEAGFDDRHPLKFNLLYNTSESHLRVAIAASSMWKKNLGSEVTLQNQEWKTMLDTVRTGNFEVVRQSWTGDYNEASTFLNTLETNDSNNNGKFSNVHYDALLKKALTAKDKQEKEAIYQQASDILDSNIPLLPIYYYVQPQMVKTYIGGFSPNVRGDYYTQDMYILKH; the protein is encoded by the coding sequence ATGAATGAGTTGATCAAAAAACGCTTTAAACATTCGCTGCTGCTTCTCACGCTGTGTGCAACAGGCGCGATGACATCGGCCTTTGCTGCTCAGGTTCCTGCTGGTGTGGAACTGGCGGATAAACAGGAGCTGGTGCGAGGCAATGGTTCAGAACCTGCCTCGTTAGATCCGCATAAGGTGGAAAGCGATGTAGAAGGCCACATTATCAATGACTTCTTCGATAATCTGGTTCGCGTGGGCGATGACGGCACCATTCAGCCACGACTGGCCGAGCGCTGGGATAATAAAGACAACACGGTGTGGACATTCCACCTGCGGCCTGATGCCAAATGGTCCGATGGTTCACCGATTACTGCGGATGATGTGGTGTACAGCTGGCGACGCCTTAGCGACCCTAAAACGTTGTCGCCTTACGGCACTTACGTCTCCAGCATGTATGTGCAGAACGCGGCGGATATTCTGGCAGGCAAGAAAGCGCCGGATTCGCTGGGCGTGAAAGCGCTGGATAGTCACACGGTTGAAGTCACTCTGGAACACCCGCTGTCGTATTTCCTGGAAATGTCGGCGTACCATGTTCTGGTCCCGCTGCCGAAAGCAGTTATCGAAAAACACCCTGATAACTGGACGCAGGTCGGGAATTTCGTCAGCAGCGGCCCCTATACGCTGAGCGAATGGGTGGTTAACGAACGTATCGTCGGCAAGCGCAATAGCCAGTATTGGGATAACGCGCATACCGTCATTAACAAAGTGACGTACCTGCCGATCAGTTCGCAGGCGGCGGAGCTGAACCGCTATAAATCTGGCGAAATTGATGTCACGGGCATTTTGTCGCCTGTTCAATTTGCATCGCTGAAAAAAGAGTATCCGCAGGAGGTGAAAGTATCACCACAGATCGGAACCTATTTTTATCGCTTCAATACGCAAAAAGCGCCTTTTGACGATCCACGCGTCCGTCGTGCACTGGATCTCAGTTTGGATAAAGATATTATCGCAAACAATGTGCTAGGTATGGGGCAGACGCCGGCTTACAGCTTGATTCCCAAAAATGTAGGCGGTTTCCAGCGCAAGGATCCCGAGTGGGCAAGCTGGACGCAGCAGCAGCGTAATGATGAAGCGAAGAAACTGTTGAAAGAGGCTGGGTTTGATGACAGGCATCCGCTGAAATTCAACTTGCTTTACAACACCTCCGAGTCGCATTTACGCGTGGCGATTGCCGCCAGTTCAATGTGGAAGAAGAATCTTGGGTCGGAAGTGACGTTGCAAAATCAGGAATGGAAAACGATGCTGGATACCGTACGTACCGGTAACTTTGAGGTGGTCAGACAGTCCTGGACTGGGGATTACAACGAAGCCAGTACGTTCTTGAATACTCTGGAAACGAATGACAGCAACAACAATGGTAAATTCAGTAATGTACACTATGATGCGTTGTTGAAAAAGGCGCTGACGGCGAAGGATAAGCAGGAGAAGGAGGCGATTTATCAACAAGCCTCGGATATTTTAGATAGCAATATCCCTTTGTTGCCCATCTACTACTATGTCCAGCCGCAGATGGTTAAGACCTACATCGGTGGTTTTTCCCCCAACGTGCGTGGTGATTATTACACGCAAGACATGTACATCCTCAAGCACTGA
- a CDS encoding putative T6SS immunity periplasmic lipoprotein, translated as MMTLTAKLPAFLLIATSFLLVGCPGSGDRLQPDELTSVRQAANDLCFLVSDAQDYQPTLIAISTRTAQPQEWTLYENPSVVVTQGELCIPPSFYRFSDDRTYVVRYILQSKKHSDSRRSIVSAIAFTHGNVRNVPLRKDEAAYY; from the coding sequence ATGATGACATTGACCGCAAAATTGCCTGCATTTCTGCTTATAGCCACGAGTTTTCTTCTTGTCGGTTGTCCCGGTTCAGGCGATCGATTACAGCCGGACGAATTGACGTCAGTCAGACAAGCGGCAAACGATCTCTGTTTTTTAGTTAGCGATGCGCAGGATTATCAACCTACTCTTATCGCTATCAGCACAAGAACCGCTCAGCCACAGGAATGGACGCTGTATGAAAATCCCAGCGTCGTCGTTACACAAGGCGAACTGTGCATTCCTCCTTCTTTTTACCGCTTTTCAGACGACAGGACATACGTCGTCAGGTATATCCTGCAATCGAAAAAGCACAGCGATTCACGAAGAAGCATCGTCTCTGCGATAGCATTTACGCACGGTAACGTCCGAAACGTACCGCTGAGGAAGGATGAAGCTGCGTATTACTGA
- the acnA gene encoding aconitate hydratase AcnA, producing MSSHLRDTCLDTLTVQKQIYHYYSLPTAAKTLGNIDKLPKSLKVLLENLLRHQDGDTVEQADLQAVVDWLKTGHVDREIAYRPARVLMQDFTGVPAVVDLAAMRAAVKRLGGDVNKVNPLSPVDLVIDHSVTVDHFGDRQALTDNTQLEMARNRERYEFLRWGQNAFSYFSVVPPGTGICHQVNLEYLAKAIWYEKQGDKQFAYPDTLVGTDSHTTMINGLGVLGWGVGGIEAEAAMLGQPVSMLIPDVVGVKLSGKMREGITATDLVLTVTQMLRKHGVVGKFVEFYGDGLDSLPLADRATIANMAPEYGATCGFFPIDQITLDYMRLTNRAEEQIALVEAYSKQQGLWRNAGDEPVFTSQLALDLSTVETSLAGPKRPQDRVPLAGVPEAFKASRELEVSTVKNHSDYEEFTLEGETHRLQQGAVVIAAITSCTNTSNPSVLMTAGLLAKNAVERGLKTKPWVKTSLAPGSRVVTDYYAKAGLTPFLDELGFNLVGYGCTTCIGNSGPLPDAIEAAIKAGDLTVGAVLSGNRNFEGRIHPLVKTNWLASPPLVVAYALAGNMNVDLTQEPLGEDRDGKAVYLKDIWPSAKAVADAVLNVSAGMFHKQYAAVFEGTQEWQDIEVDDNPTYQWPEESTYIRQTPFFLDMGKEPEPVQDIHNARILAMLGDSVTTDHISPAGNIKRDSPAGKYLLERGVETAEFNSYGSRRGNHEVMMRGTFANIRIRNEMVPGKEGGYTRHIPSQNEMTIYDAAMRYKDENVPLALFAGKEYGSGSSRDWAAKGPRLLGVRVVIAESFERIHRSNLIGMGILPLEFPDGVTRKTLQLTGDEQISITGLNQLTPGATVEINITDTSGNTQTISTRCRIDTRNELTYYQNDGILHYVIRNML from the coding sequence ATGTCATCACACCTTCGCGACACTTGTCTGGACACACTGACGGTACAGAAGCAGATTTACCATTACTACAGCCTGCCGACGGCGGCGAAAACGCTCGGTAACATCGATAAATTACCGAAGTCGCTCAAAGTGCTGTTGGAGAATTTATTGCGCCATCAGGACGGTGACACGGTAGAGCAGGCCGACCTTCAGGCGGTCGTAGACTGGCTGAAAACGGGCCATGTCGATCGGGAAATTGCCTATCGTCCCGCACGCGTACTGATGCAGGATTTTACCGGCGTGCCCGCCGTGGTCGATTTGGCGGCGATGCGAGCGGCGGTGAAACGGCTGGGCGGCGATGTGAATAAAGTTAACCCGCTGTCGCCAGTCGATCTGGTTATCGACCACTCGGTGACGGTTGACCACTTCGGCGATCGTCAGGCGCTTACGGATAACACGCAGTTGGAAATGGCGCGTAACCGTGAGCGTTATGAGTTTTTGCGCTGGGGGCAGAATGCCTTTAGTTACTTCAGCGTCGTGCCGCCGGGAACCGGAATTTGCCATCAGGTGAACCTGGAGTATCTCGCCAAGGCCATCTGGTACGAAAAGCAGGGCGACAAACAGTTTGCCTATCCCGATACGCTGGTGGGAACCGATTCGCATACCACGATGATTAACGGTTTGGGCGTGCTCGGCTGGGGCGTCGGCGGAATAGAGGCCGAGGCTGCGATGCTGGGGCAGCCTGTTTCGATGCTGATCCCTGACGTGGTCGGCGTCAAGCTAAGCGGCAAGATGCGCGAAGGGATCACGGCAACCGATCTGGTCCTGACAGTCACACAGATGCTGCGTAAACACGGCGTGGTCGGTAAGTTTGTGGAATTTTACGGCGATGGACTGGATTCGCTGCCGCTGGCGGATCGCGCGACCATCGCCAACATGGCACCGGAGTATGGTGCAACCTGTGGCTTCTTCCCTATCGATCAAATCACGCTGGACTACATGCGGTTGACCAACCGTGCGGAAGAGCAGATCGCGCTGGTGGAAGCCTACAGTAAGCAGCAGGGGCTGTGGCGTAATGCGGGTGATGAACCGGTCTTTACCAGCCAGCTTGCACTGGATTTGTCGACGGTGGAAACCAGTCTGGCAGGGCCGAAACGCCCGCAGGATCGTGTGCCGTTAGCGGGCGTACCTGAAGCCTTTAAAGCCAGCCGGGAGCTGGAAGTCAGCACGGTGAAGAACCATTCTGACTATGAAGAATTCACGCTGGAAGGCGAAACGCACCGTTTACAGCAGGGGGCCGTCGTGATCGCCGCGATTACTTCCTGTACCAACACCTCTAACCCGAGCGTGCTGATGACGGCCGGACTGCTGGCAAAAAATGCCGTAGAGCGCGGTCTGAAAACCAAGCCGTGGGTCAAGACCTCGCTGGCACCCGGTTCGCGGGTTGTAACGGATTACTATGCTAAAGCGGGATTAACGCCGTTCCTCGACGAGCTGGGATTCAATCTGGTGGGCTACGGCTGCACCACCTGTATTGGTAACTCAGGTCCGCTGCCGGATGCGATTGAAGCCGCGATAAAAGCAGGCGATCTGACGGTTGGCGCGGTGCTGTCAGGTAACCGCAACTTTGAAGGTCGTATTCATCCGTTGGTGAAGACGAACTGGCTGGCATCGCCGCCGTTGGTGGTCGCGTATGCGTTGGCAGGGAATATGAACGTCGATCTGACGCAAGAACCGCTGGGTGAAGATCGTGACGGAAAAGCCGTCTACCTGAAAGACATCTGGCCGTCGGCCAAAGCGGTGGCGGACGCGGTGTTGAACGTCAGCGCAGGCATGTTCCACAAACAGTATGCCGCCGTGTTTGAAGGCACGCAGGAGTGGCAAGATATTGAGGTCGATGACAATCCTACCTATCAATGGCCGGAAGAATCGACCTATATCCGCCAGACGCCTTTCTTCCTGGATATGGGGAAAGAGCCTGAGCCGGTTCAGGATATCCACAATGCACGCATTCTGGCGATGCTGGGCGATTCGGTCACCACCGACCATATCTCGCCGGCAGGCAACATCAAGCGCGATAGCCCAGCAGGGAAATATTTGCTGGAGCGCGGCGTCGAAACTGCGGAGTTCAACTCTTACGGTTCACGGCGTGGTAACCACGAAGTGATGATGCGCGGGACGTTTGCCAACATTCGTATCCGTAATGAGATGGTGCCCGGTAAAGAGGGCGGCTATACCCGCCACATCCCGTCGCAGAATGAGATGACGATCTATGATGCGGCGATGCGCTACAAGGACGAAAATGTCCCGCTGGCGCTGTTTGCGGGTAAAGAGTATGGCTCCGGCTCCAGCCGTGACTGGGCCGCGAAAGGCCCACGTCTGTTGGGCGTCCGCGTGGTGATTGCCGAATCGTTCGAACGTATTCACCGTTCTAACCTGATCGGGATGGGGATTCTGCCGCTGGAGTTTCCTGACGGTGTGACGCGTAAAACGCTGCAATTAACCGGCGACGAGCAAATTTCGATTACAGGGCTAAATCAGCTGACCCCAGGGGCGACGGTTGAGATCAACATCACGGATACCAGCGGTAACACGCAGACCATCAGCACCCGCTGCCGCATCGATACCCGTAACGAACTAACCTACTACCAGAACGACGGCATCCTGCACTACGTTATCCGCAATATGCTGTAA